Within Oncorhynchus nerka isolate Pitt River linkage group LG8, Oner_Uvic_2.0, whole genome shotgun sequence, the genomic segment aggagctggagagagaggtccTTTTAATGCATGGTacgtttttagaaattgttataGAAATTCTCTTTAGTGTTTATGTCGGAGCTATGATCACTCCAAGTACCCACTGTTCCAGGTCCTCGGCATGGACCTAGACCCTTCATTCTACGCTCCTCACAACACAGGCTCAACACATCCAGTTGTATTTCTGAGCAGGAATCATTTATGTAACAGAGTACGTAGCTGGTAAGTTACCTGGTGAACTTGCAGTCTGAGGAGATGTGGCCTGCACCGCCACACTTGGTACAAAGGGTGGTGTTGGTGACGCTGCGGGGTTCAGTGCTCTGCCACGGACGTAGGATCCTGTGGAGGAAACAGATGGGTGAAGCAGTGAGCACAGTTATCCAGGCACCCGGGATTATCCAACATCCATAGAATGGCTGATATCAGAACTTGGCAGGCTCACCTGTTGTCGTCCTCTCTCAGGGTTCCGTTGAGTCTGGCCAGCTCTCTCAGCTGCATCTTCCTCAAGTCGTTCTGGTCCTCAGGGGTCTCGATGCCCTGCTTCAGGATGGTGCGGATCTACGGGACACACCATAGTGAATAAACCTTAAAAATGTATGCAAATGAACATAGAAATGCATAGCACTAGCTAGTTATAGTATTATACGAGTGGACAGTGACAAGAGGTAAGCCAGtagaccagtgtttcccaaatGCTGGACcttgggaccccaaggggtgcaagttttgtttttttgtctcaACTCTACACAAATGATTCAAATATTGATGATTGGGTGATTCTTTGAATCTGCTGTGTATTGCTGGGGCAAAacccaaaacgtgcaccccttagGGTCCCAAGGACCGAGTTTGAGTTTGGGAAAGCCTGCAGTAGACGTTATGAAGGGCTAACCTGTTCCACAGCCTTCTTGACGTTCTCCATGGTGTTGGCGGTGACCAGGGCGTGCAGCGGCTCGTCCTCCCCTGGCAGCATTTGGCCATCCTTACGGCCCACCTTGCCCTCCTTTACCGAGCCCTTACCACGGATCATGATCTTGGCACAGCACTCCTTCTCTATGTTCTTCAGGGTGTTGCCACTGCAAGGACACAAGTAATATCCTCAGCATGTGTGTGAGATGTAGTAAGGAATCAGCACCACTTACTGAGCAACCACCCAAGACTGTTGcctctgcttccgcacggcaggcggtaccggtgcatcaagtttgacaccaacaggctcctgaacagcttctatctctatGCCAAAAGGCTAACTAAACGTCTAACTAAATGGCTCCACAGACTAGCTGGGTTGACCTttgtattttattcttattttagCACCGTCTCTATGCACACGCACAGGCACCCTACACGCTAtgcactgacactccaacacacatacaaacacgcactccatttgcacacacaatcatatacactgctgctactctttttaccatatatcctgatgcctagtcaccttacccctagacatatctacctctatcgatTCAGTAtccccctgcacattgtaaatatggtacggACCCTGTGTACTGTAGGCTtactttgtgtatatatatatatcgtgtGTTTATATTGTGTGTTTATTTTCTACCTTGTTATTtgtagtattacattgttattgattactgtattgttggggtctaaggcatttcactgtacttgtgccaTTGAAACTTATAGGCAAAACCCCAGACATTGTAACCCAATGTGCCAATAGACCCACAACACAGGAATATTATATAGAACCATTTTTTATGGGTTTGGGGGGGGATTGATACAGTTACATATTGGGATATTAATTTGAGGATATATCATATCGTTTTCATAATAATATATTATTGttgcgctagttggctgtaccttcATAACTTGTTCCCCATATCCTTTATAAAATACAGAGCCAATTTGGTGTTCGCACTTCTATTtctatgactgatcaaaactcattCTCATGGCTCTCTTGACATATGTTgaacaatatgtttggaacatcaaattgcAAGAATATcatattgtgaggtccctggcaaacTCCCACCCCTATGGTAAAGGCCTGTAACTCACCGTGGTCCAATCAGCAGGCCAACAAAGTTGATCTCTGGGTACTCGTCCTGTGGAATCATCACCTTGTCGTTGACTCTGGTAGCTGGGGGCCTGTGGGGGATATTCATGTTTAGTATAGTGAAGGATACAACCCAGTCTCTTACACATTCAAGCCAAAGGGAAGAGTTTCTCatttcatatgcatatactgtatccTAGTCAAAGCCACTCCAATATCGCTCATCCTAATACTTAAATATTTGggtgtattgttagatactaccacaatgttggagctaggaagacaAGCACTTCgcaacacccacaataacatctgctaaataacaTTTGAAGCATGGCTGTTCTCAGAAGTCATTAAAACCAGCAGAGACATAGCAATAGTTCTGAAACTCAGACCAGCCATGAAGTGTCATTTAAACAGGGAATAAACAAGAACATTCTGGGGGAGTGGGAAGAAACTAGACTATAAACAGCTGTTGCTGTagtaacagctaatggggatccaaataaacaaGACTATGTTAGTAGATAGGGGAATAGGGCACATACTTGTAGTCAGCGGGGGGCTTGAACTCAGGGTTGAGTGCCACCATGTCGGTGATGAGGGAATGACGCTCCTCCTCGATCTTCTTGCGTGTGCGGTACTCCCTGGTGTTCAGCCTCTTGCCCTCGCTGTTATAGATGGGCTCTGGAGACGGGGatctgggggagggggagagagtacagacaggcaaCCATTAATATCTCCAACTGGAGGGAGAACTAAGACCATTGACAATCATACACAAGTTTCCCTATGTCTAAGCCTTGAATAACATTGTTACCAAGAAAGCTCTTTTTAAGGTACACTTGATAATGTCATGTCCCCGTGCCACTTCTCAGTGAAGGGGAGGCAAGAGAAACAATGGTTACGGTAAGCAGTTGGTCACACTGGGAAAAAACAAAGTCATCTTTCATAGGAATGGCTATGTGATAGCTATTTGGCTTTACTTCCTGCATTCACAAAGGGACATTTGTTGCTACAATGCTATAGTGTTTGACTGGCCAAATGGTTTCTGGGATTTTATTTACATCTGAAAAATGGGGACATATCACCTTGCGATAAGTAATAAAGACTATTCCGAAAGGCCAACCACCACTTCAACAACTAAATCTATCTAGACAAAATGGACAGAATTAATCCTGCATACAGGATGTAATGTGAAAGGGGTGGGCAATCAAAAATTAAAACGTTTTTTTAAAAAAGCGTTGCATTCCTAAAGGAACCGCTGGCTTTGGGAGTAAGACTGCCATAATGGATGCCGAGGTGGAGAGGGTGTTAAAAGCCAGGTCCATACCTTCCCCTTGGATGGAACACCTGAAAACCTGTTTCGCTGCGTTAAAGAGGCTCTGTGCTTGAAAAAGGTTAAGGTGACAAGGGGTAATTTGGGGTTAGAGAAAATGAATTATGATTAGACGTTAACCCTTTTCATTGTGCACTCTCCCACAAATGAGGTCTGGTCGATGAACAATTCAGGAGGAAATGTATAGGAAAGGTTTCTTTTTATACATCTTGAAATTTCCACTGCGGACAACCTGAAACACTCCCGTTATTTGTTGGGAGTGGAGGAGTGACGTTATTAGCGTCCTGGGATGAGCTTTTTGCTGTCGCTGTGGAAACGTCTGATTAAGATAATGAAACTATGTCAAGTACAGACAACAGGGACTGTGGCCAACAAAGAGATATCAATCTCACACTCATAAAAACAACATGACATTTCCTGCTGGAATAATAGATGCTTATGCAAACTAAAGTGTCAGAGCCGGTCTGTGTCATTCCGGAATAGTCAGGATCGGAGGAGTTCTCCTCCAGAGCCCTAGAGTTCCACCTGGAATACTGTGGAACCTCCCCATGGGTGGAAGATCCAGAAGCCTCATTATGGAAAACCCATTAATGACCATGGAAAAACACCCAAcggttaaaagttaatttgtcagGATTCAGGTGGAATCTGACAATGGTTGGACCACTTGAATTGACGAGACGAGTCAAGACCAGAGAAACACATCAGGATGTTTTTTTGTCATGTCAAGCACTGGCAGAAGCAGGTTATCCTAAAGAAACCCATTACTGAAAACTATACTTGACCTAGTTGTTCAAATTGCAAACAGTATATCATTATATAACTATTTAAGATGCTAGACTCCCCATACCTTACAGCTACCTGACTAGTCAAGGAGACTGAAATATGCATTCTGGCCATCACTAAAATATACAAATATTATCAACCATAAGCTGCTAAATTAACAATAAGATTAACTTAGATTCATAAGTATTGACCCAAACCTGCAGTGTTGAAGAAAAATGTCTCCATCAATAATCAAAAtggcacacacacagtcaagtcAACATCTGAGTTGACAGAATGGATAAATCAGGATGCATACACAATAAAAAATAAGACACTGCACTTCATTAACATAGATGTTTCAGCTAATGCAGTGggatatatattatatagatattCAGAATAAGGGTAATTGTTTTTTGACTTATTATTAGTAATAATACCATCTGTCAGGAGACAATGATGCCATTTAAGAAAATCATTGAGGAATATAAGAACAATATAAACTTATGAGGCTAATTTAGATAGGTATAAACATAAGCTGGAAATACTTGAAGAACACCAAGTTAACCGGAAAGGTGCCCATGGTAACTTCACACCTTATCTTAACTAAAGAGCCCAAAGGTTTCTATCATTCGTCACTTTTTCAAAATTACAATTTAAAATGGTTGGATGTCACACTGAAATGTAATACTGTATTCAGAGTCAAATCTTTAGTCTTCAGACACCCTGGAAGTTATAACTATAAGAGCCTAGAAGTAGGACATCCCTGTGTACTTACTGAAGAAAATATAAACTGAGAAAATTACACTACTATGTCACAATATGCCTCTACCACTAGTGAATGGATACTAAATCTACTACACTTCAAGACCTAAAGCATCTTCTGAAAATTATGTATAATTTTCCAAAGACCAACATTTGGCGTCAAAAGAACAAGGTAGAGAAAATGTTACTGTTCGTGGGTTTAAAACTTTTCCCGACCTGTCCTCAGGGTTAACAGGGATTCCCAGGTCTCCTGTACGCAGTTTACGAGTCAGGTCTTCAATCTGCAGTTGGACTGGAAGAATTCAGGTTAGGAAAGAAAAacaagaaggatggagagaaatgCAGTTACCACCATAACATTCATCTGGAAACAGTGCTTTCTAAATTAGAGCACCGTCTCATTTGTTTAGAGGCAAAAAAAAACACGATTACAATGAATGATTAAACATTTACATTAAAACAAGGGGAATAAAGTATACTTCTGAATTCCAGCAAATATTCTACAACAGTAAAACCCTTCCTCATTTCCAGGGGAAATGGATGTACCGAAATGGCCATGCAAAACTCTACAGAGCCAAATCATTGAACGGAAAGTGAGCTGTCATCAGGAAATAAGCCCCAGGATGTGTTTTACATATGCATGGATGTTATGTACATATGCAAAATTTGGCATCCCATTAATGAAGGAAGGGTTTATATGTACAGCAACATTTCAGAGGGTCATTAGAGCAGGGTTCCATGCCTACCGGCATAAAATAACCACATTCCAAACCCTATTATAGGCATGTAGATTCATTTCAATTTGTAATATTattatcataataataataatgtgacCTTTGTTATACGATCGTAGTTAATTGTGGCTTTAGTAGAATAGGGAAACTCAATCCACAAGTCGTCCTAACACCATATATATACATTAATAAAGTTCAATGAGCCAATAGAGAGTCACTGTCTGCACACCAGTGGCTCTACAGCCAAGGAGCTATTGGTTATGTAATATAAGAAGGAACAAAAATAAATCACTCATCACATGCACATTTCTGTATAGGAGTTACGAACAAATGTAAACCAGTCCTCCCCAACCTCCAAAAACTCCCACCCCTTCCTGACAAGATTCAAATGAGATGAACATAGCCACTGTGAATTGATATTTCACTGCTATTTCATCTTACACGCTTCCAACAAATCCTTTTGAACTTCTTGTGTGGTTATTGTGGTGAATGAACAaaggaaaaataaaaagtaaGAACAGAAGGCAGGCACAAATGAATGTTTACATACCAAGGAAGACCAACCATTAACAATAACCCATTCTGTTACTGACATGTAGACAGACTCAACTGAAATCTGACTTCCACTTTATCCAAACCCCTCCAAATGACACACATAcaatacaggttggagaggttggatCAGGGGGCGCCAATGTAGAAGTTGTTGTGAGGGGTTAAGTGCCGTGCGcaagggcacaacggcaggcAAAGGCATCTAGGATTAAATACCAGCTGCACCAAGGCCGGTTTGGTGGTGTTACACTACTGTTGGAAGGCATTTAGAGTGAAGATGACCGTTTCTTAAACTAACTGGGTCTTAAAACATCCAAATTAGTGTCTATTCTAAAGGATGCACAGGAAATTAGTATTTTGCTTTTTGCCCTTTAAGTAGCATTGCTCATACACTAAACTCACATGTATGATATTAAGGAAAATTTTAGCATGTCACAAGGACAACATTGGTCGATCCCTTCATGCCAAGGGACAGTGACACCTTTCTTTTTTGCTAATGGATGTCCAGTGGTATGCAAACCTTGATGCCACAAAAAAATAAAATTGCTATAGGAGAACCACATTACTGTAACTCCTTAGGATAAAGGCCTTCTTTTATACACCCCACATCCACAAGTTAGTATAGTCAGTTGTTTAAAAATACAGAATTTCGTTAGGTAGAGCAATACGATTCCACACTATAGCTTGAGTTGCAAAGCTTGAGTTGCAAAGTTTTGTCTATGTATTGGCAAATACTGTACTTGAATCACCTTCAACGCAAATCAACCCTTTCGTGGTTATGCACTAGTCAGGACATTGCTCTCCCAACGTGGGGTGAGTGACTCTAAACAGACTGTTTCAATATGCTCTAACTGATGAAATTCAGCAAACATGTCATGAACTATACATAACATTTCAATACTCAGAAagtgaggggggaaaaaacactaGGCAACTGGATCTCACAGGGACATGTAAAGAACCAGGCAGTTAATCCTGTAAATCTAAACACTagcttgtaaatgtacagtacagTTCTGTTATATAGTAGTGGACAAGTTAGCAAGTTACCTATATAGGCCTTCTCCTGATCCCGAGTCAGTCCAGGCGGGATGACGGTGGGCATACCAGGAATGACTGTCTTCTGGTCGGGTGTTTCACTATTCCAGCGGCTCCTTTTCCTGGCTTTTTTCTGACCGAAGTCTGACAGATGAGAAAGAGGGTATTCTCAACGTGGGTCTTATACATGTTGACTGATAACGTACAATTTACGATTTCCTAAACATACACCGAAGTAACGTTAGTTAAAAAGACTATGTCCTAATAACTACCGTGCATTGTTAAATGACCAGTTAACGTTGAACCAGTTATAACAAATATTGTGTTTAACGTTAATTACGTCGTTGGCTAGAATCCTGTTCACTTCACTTGGCACATATTACTAATGTACTAAGTGTATTTCGCATTGCAATGATTAGATACATTTCAGCATATGAAACATCGAtaatgttggctagctaataTGGAGTGTTAGCAAGCTACTTTAGCTGCtcaacccacaacacagtccaACACTGAAGGACTTTCTCCACGCTGTTTAGCTCGCTAGCTAGCCTAGCTTACCTGACTGGGGCTGCATTCCGGCACCTTGGGGTGGTTGTGGTGGGGTGGGAAAAGCGGCCACCGCAGTAAACACGGGGTGAACTTGCGGGAAAGACACGTTGGGAATTGGTGGCTGAAAATTCGGTATCGAAGGAAAGGCCACAGGAGGCCCGGGTGGAGGCATCAACCCCGCACCAGGCCCAGCATCAAAACCTCGTTTAGCGCCGATACTCGGGTGCAGCTTCCCTAGAGGGGTTGCATTCGCTCCCGTAGCCATTTCCAAAGGTGCTCTGTTGTATCAAATTAAAGTAGGTTACCAACGCTTGTAAATAGATAAACAAATATTACATTGAACGACATCCACAACCTTCTCCACTCGAGCTGGGGAACATAAAATGGCGCACAGCGAAATATCGCAAAGGAGGATACCGATAACCTGTACAGCGAAACTCTACTATTGGTATAGACCAGTGCCAGCCTAAACGTTCCCACGTTTCATTGGTTAAAACGAATAGGGTCAGTCTGCCATTCCTTAACTTCCTCGAAAAACGATTGGACGTTCACCATGACAATCATTGGGCCACACTCTTTGATTGGGTCTTGAATGTTGATGTCTGCCTACCGTTACAATTTTTTGCTGCTTGATCCACTGTTGAGAgctaaaaaaaaataaacaatgacCAAAGAatgtaatttatttttattttttatatgcaGTTCTAAACATTTTGCAATGACAGTGACTGAAAATGGCAGTGACTGAAAATGTTTTATAGCATAATTTCACACAATTCTACGCATTTTGACATGGCTAATGCTGTGGTCTTACGCTCAAACATACAATCAATGGGAGTCTGATGTTCTAGCTTTTATTTTGATGATTGTAAATTCTCAAAGAttataggctatatatatatataaatcaaatcaaatcaaattttgtttgtcacatacacatggttagcagatgttagtgcgagtgtagcgaaatgcttgtgcttctagttccgacaatgcagtaataaccaacaagtaatctagctaacaattccaaaactactaccttatagacacaagtgtaaggggataaagaatatgtacataaagatatatgaatgagtgatggtacagagcggcataggcaagatacagtagatggtattgagtgcagtatatacatatgagatgagtatgtaaacaaagtggcatagttaaagtggctagtgatacatgtattacataaagatgcagtagatgatatagagtacagtatatacgtatacatatgagatgaataatgtaggctagtaccagtcagaagtttggacacagctttttatttttattttggacacagctacttattcaaaggtttttctttatttaaactattttctagaatgtagaataatagttaagaaatcaaagctatgaaataacacatatggaatcatgtggtcaccaaaaaagtgttaaatcaaatatattttatatttgagattcttcaaagtagccaccctttgccttgatgacagctttgcacactcttggcattctctcaaccagcttcatgaggaatgctgttccaacagtcttgaaggagttcccacatatgttgagaacgtcttggctgcttttccttcactctgaggtccaactcatcccaaaccatctcaattgggttgaggttgggtgattgtggaggccaggtcacctgatgccacactccatcacactccttcttggtcaaatagcccttacacagcctggaggtatgttttgggtcattgtcctgttgaaaaacaaatgatagtcccactacgggcaaaccaaatgggatggcatatcgctgcagaatgctgtggtagccatgctggttcagtatgccttgaattctaaataaatcacagacactgtcaccagcaaagaaccctcacacctcctccatgattcacggtgggaaccatacataaagagatcctctgttcacctactctgcgtctcacaaagacacagcaacatttggactcatcagaccaaaggacagatttcaacaggtctaatgtccattcctcgtgtttcttggcccaagccagtcttttcttcttattggtgtactttagcagtggtttctttgcagcaatttcaccatgaaggcctgattcacgcagtctcctctgaacagttgattttgagatgtgtctgttacttgaactctgtgaagcatttatttgggctgcaatatgaggtgcagttaactctaatgaagatatcatctgcagcagaggtaactctgggtcttacattcctgtggcggtcctcatgagaggtaGTTTCATGTTAGTGCTTGATAGTTAttgcgactgtacttgaagaaacattaaaagttattgaaatgttcctgattgactgaccttcatgtcttaaagtaatgatggactgaagTTTCTCTTTGCCTATTTGAGCTCAGTATATACAGTTtaattcagaagtttacatacacttaggttggagtcattaaaactcgtttttcaaccactccacaaatttcttgtcaataaactagttttgtcaagtcggttaggacatctactttgtgcatgacacaagtaatttttccaacaattgattacagacagattacttcacttataggctacctgaaacgtttgacccaaggtaaatactgtctttcaaagataatttataaaactccaaataacttcacatatcttcattgtaaagggtttaaacactgtttcccatgcttgttcaatgaaccgtaaacaattaatgaacatgcacctgtggaacggtcgttaagactaacagcttacagacggtaggcaattaaggtcacagttatgaaaacgatGGACACtatagaggcctttctactgactctgaaaaacaccaaaagaaagatgcccagggtccctgctcatctgtgtgaacgtgccttaggcatgctgcaaggaggcatgcggactgcagatgtggccagggcaatacatttcaatgtccgtactgtgagatgcctaagacagcgctacagggagacaggatggacagctgatcgtactcgcagtggcagaccaggcgtaacaacacctgcacaggatcggtacatccgaacatcacacctgcgggacaggtacaggatgtcaatcaacaactgcctgagttacaccaggaacacacaatccatccatcagtgctcagaatgtccgcaataggctgagagaggattgactgagggcttgtaggcctgttgtaaggcaggtcctcacgagacatcaccggcaacaacgtcacctatgggaacaaacccaccatcgctggaccagacaggactggaaaaaagtgctcttcactgacacgttgcggttttgtctcaccagaggtgatggtcggattcgtgtttatcgtcgaaggaataagcgttacaccgaggcctgtactctggaccgggaccgatttggaggtggagggttcgtcatggtctgtggtggtgtgttacatcatcatcggactgagcttgttgtcatcgcAGGCAATCTCAGTGCTGCgggttacagggaagacatcctcctccctcatatggtacccttcctgcaggctcatcctgacatgaccctccagcatgacaatgccaccagccatactgctcgttctgtgcgtgacttcctgcaagacaggaatgtcagtgttctgacaTGGCCAGGGAagggcccggatctcaatcccattgagcacgtctggaacctgttggatcagaggatgaggactagggccattccctccagaaacttccgggaacttgcaggtgccttggtggaagaatgtggtaacatctcacagcaagaattggCAAATCTGCTGCAGTACATGAGATGCACTGCAgttcttaatgcagctggtggccacaccagatactgactgttacttttgatttttgacccccctttattcagggacacattatttgatttctgttagtcacaggtctgtggaacttgttcagtttatgtctcagttgttgaatcttatgttcattcaAATATTAACGCAGTCGACagtgaggacatttctttttttgctgagtttgtgcctttccaaaatcatgtccaatcaattgaatttaccacaggtggactccaataaagttgtagaaacatctcaaggacgatcaatggaaacaggaagcacatgagctcaattttgagtctcatagcaaagggtcttaatacttatatcaataaggtatgtttttaatacatttgcaagaatTGCTTTGTCATAacgtgtagattgctgagggaattgttttatttaatcaattttagaataaggcagtaatgtaacaaaatgtggaaaaagtcaaagggtctgaatactttccgaaggcaatgTATAGGTCCATCATCTGTTCTACCTACTTTCTATTTAATTTTATTCATTTAAGTTCACACTGAACACGTTATTCCATCctgaaaatgtttttaaaaaactaaaagGTAATCACATGGACCCCTGCCGTGACCCACAAGTGGGTCCCaacccacagtttgggaaccactggactaacCTTTTTCCAAGGGTTCATGCACTTCACGTGTCACTTTGGATTGATACATTCAAATGAAAAAAGGCTTTGGAAAAAACTTCACAtttacaaaaaaatgtagaatTAAAATGATCACTGTACTGCAAATACTAAATCAATATATTGCAAAATCAAGTTCAAGTTGGTGTGTATTCTTTTCTTGATTTTATATGTATTATAATTATTTACACAGCCAGCATTTCAAATCATCAAACCCATGTGTATACTTAACCAAATGTTATGTAATAACACTATTTACCCATGAGGCACAAAC encodes:
- the LOC115133638 gene encoding LOW QUALITY PROTEIN: splicing factor 1-like (The sequence of the model RefSeq protein was modified relative to this genomic sequence to represent the inferred CDS: inserted 3 bases in 3 codons), with translation MATGANATPLGKLHPSIGAKRGFDAGPGAGLMPPPGPPVAFPSIPNFQPPIPNVSFPQVHPVFTAVAAFPTPPQPPQGAGMQPQSDFGQKKARKRSRWNSETPDQKTVIPGMPTVIPPGLTRDQEKAYIVQLQIEDLTRKLRTGDLGIPVNPEDRSPSPEPIYNSEGKRLNTREYRTRKKIEEERHSLITDMVALNPEFKPPADYKPPATRVNDKVMIPQDEYPEINFVGLLIGPRGNTLKNIEKECCAKIMIRGKGSVKEGKVGRKDGQMLPGEDEPLHALVTANTMENVKKAVEQIRTILKQGIETPEDQNDLRKMQLRELARLNGTLREDDNRILRPWQSTEPRSVTNTTLCTKCGGAGHISSDCKFTSSFAAPRAGEPPQSAQDKARMDKEYLSLMAELGEAPVPSSGGGHSNNQNSGHNRGSNNQPPPSRPPWMNSGQSENRNFHSMHGGHGGHGNQHGGHGNQHGGHGGHHNFPPPMSNMGGHPMPPNNGMPPPWMQPPPPPMGQGHGHHMGLLPPPMMPPPPPPNNQPPPPPSGPLPPWQQQAPPPPPTSNMATSAPLPWQQNTTTTSSPGTGNLPPWQQPQQSAASAAXAPPPMGNPSMVPLRPESSPLSPGAPPPPPPPPPXSAGMMYAPPPXPPPMDPSNFVTMMGMGVPGMPPFGMPPAPPPPPPQN